The sequence below is a genomic window from Coffea arabica cultivar ET-39 chromosome 8e, Coffea Arabica ET-39 HiFi, whole genome shotgun sequence.
ATCTCATCTTTAGACTATACTTAAACATTTGTTTATACTCTATTTTGGGAAGGGGTGGATTCAAATGGAACCTAGCCGTCATTGGACCAGACCAGATGGTATTTTGGGAAGGGATGGACCTGGAGAGAATTGAACCGCTCTTGGATTAGATGGATGCCTTGTGTATTCTTCGGTGAAATTTTCAAGCAAACCTGAACAAAAATGCATCTCATCTTTAGATTATACTTGAAGTGAACCAAATGGGTGCATTGTGTACTCTCCggtgaaattttcaagaaaacctGCATAAAATGCAAGCGAAGCTGAGTTGGTTATTTTGAGATTATACTTGAATATTTGTTTATAGTATTTTCTTAAAATGCTGATTCTTTCACATTTTCGCTTGCTATGATATTTTTAAATTCCTCAATTTGTATTGTGAATTGATATTTCCATTTATAAACAGGACATCACAAGTTTTGGATTATACTATTTAAACATTGGGCTCGACTAACAAGTGCAGCCATGCACTTGTTAAGATAGGTGCAAGtgttaattttgtttgaaagtaaaattaatttgataAAGTATTTAAATATAGAAAGATTGAATGTGAGTGTATATATTCACGTGATAAATTAAGTGTGATTTAAGCGTGTTAACGATAGCTCTCAAAGCACTTGTTAGAAAATCGTAACGTTTGATTCTTTTACATTTTCACTTGATTTTTTTCCCTAGAGATTCCATAATACAGTATTTGTATCGTGAGTTGATATAATCACTTGTAGACCAATATCATaggattcttttcttttatattagctTACAATCTAATAAGCTatatttattcagaaaaaaaagaaaaaatcattcctcacattttgcagaatgacttttttcgtctctTACTTTTAagagtgtaattttacgtcccttacaaattcacattaatcaaatttggtccctacctatgttttcgactagttttttATCTGAATCCACCATGTGCCTTgtacgtgatcattttttaaaggcaaaattgtcaaatcaaatttcgcATAATTcgattttttcgtccctcacattttacaaaatgaaatttttcgtccttgacatttcaaaaaatgaattttttcatcccttacttttcacaaaattaattttttcatctttcattAATCATGTGTATaatagtttctttctttttttaagcCCATGATATAtgtatctatttgatttcatttgaaCAGTATGAATAtcatgtaatatatatatatatatatatatatatatatatatatatatatatatatatatatatatatttgtaaggTTATCAGTAATTACTAAGGTAAGGTTACATGATTACAGATTACTAAGGTTATTAGAAGTAATTACATGGAGTTATATTGCAATAACTAAGGTTACCAGTAATTACAAATTCCTCTTTAACCACATGCGCCAAACAACCGCGCGATGTGCTGGCATTCATTCTctagtgtgtatatatatatatataagttttcaaaaataagaaaaggctGTCGTACACATAATCAATGAGGGAtaacaaaatttcattttgcagaatgtgagggatgaaaaaatttattttgtaaaatgtgagggacgaaaaattcATTGTGTAAAATGTGCGGGActatggatcaaattatgtgaaatgtgtttgacaattttacccctaaaaataatcatgtgcaaggcacgtgatagATTCCGACCAAAAACTAAACCTAAATAGAGattaaatttgatcaatgtgaatttgtaagggatataaaatatacttttaaaagtgaagaatggaaaaagttattttacaaaatgtgtgGAGCATTTTCAAcgattttccaaaaaaaaaaaaagagtccaaaaaaaaaaaaaggtctacCCAAAAGAATCTGCAACTCTATTGCAGCAACTTTTAACCACTTGTCAAATGTCACGGAGTATGTATTACTAGTAGATTAGACAAAATGTGTGTGGTATGGTGTACGTCTACATCATCACTCAAGTCATTAAACCGGAAATTCACCTCACAAAACGTTGCAGAATCAAGAAAACTGTAAAAAGTGGTTTTCTCCACTAAATTACTTTCCGTCCCACTTGAATTATAAGTACGAACTCCCGTACGAAAAATTGCCAGACCAAACTCACGTACGAAAAAGGTCAAATACATAAGTTTGAAAATTGCCAGACAAATCCAAATAAGCTAATGTATCATGCTCCGCGCTGACTGCTACAATTAACCTTCCCTGAATTGGCAAATTCCCAAATCCCACCACCCCTACCATCCTCTCTCGTCCCACCACCGCCACCACCTGTCTCTCACCTGTCTCTCAGAGGACTCCCGGGATTTCGCTTTCTTTCCCTAATTAATTTCCGGGTATTAATTGAACAGTAGTACTTCGTTTGCTACTGATGCAAATCCAATGAGGTCAGAATGTTCAGATGGATTATTTGCTCATCAGTTGGCAGTTCCATTGACTGCTGTTTGCAGATTGAATGCTGCCGCTTTGGCAacccctttttttcttctcattctatAAGGTCAGTGCAAACTAAATTTACTCTTGTGAAAATtgactttttaattttttgttttctgtttggCGGAGaaattgggtttggattgaaacaagATTTGCTTGgattaaattccaaatttttgGATTTCTTGCAGTGTTTGAGTTACTGAGTCAAATGATTATTGGGTTTAGCAAAGCATTCATACTTGTTGGACTTGATTGCTATTTTCATCAAACCAGGTAGCTGCATTTTGCATTCTTTGCTTACGGTTTAAGGGTgtcctttaaatttttttttgcccccTTTAATCGCTTATTGCTTCATGTTTACTGTGTTAGGTTTGGTTTTGCAGTTAACATGCTTCTACATTACACCGTATCTTTGTTGAAGACAACAGAATGttgattctttcttttttctcgacctttcattttttttatttagccTTTTCATTATTTGAAACCTTTATGAGTTCCTCTGTTTCCCTGCTTTTACAGATGGAAGTTGTTTGCCTCAACAGTGAGCCAGCCTTCAATGAAGGTGATGAATATGAGCATGAAGGAGATTCTGCCACGGGGGAAAATGCGGATGAACTGTGTGCAGCGCCGCACTTGAAAAGGGAGCCCCCACCACCCACAGTTGGTTTGGAGTTTGACTCTTTTGATGAAGCTTATGATTTCTATAATGGCTATGCCAAGGATCAAGGATTTGGCATTCGAGTGAGCAATTCGTGGTTTAGATCCAAAAGGAAAGAGCGTTACAGAGCGAAACTCAGTTGCAGTAGTGCAggtttcaagaaaaaaagtgaAGCAAACAATCCTAGACCAGAGACAAGAACTGGTTGTCCTGCAATGATAGTCATTAAGCTTGTTGACTCTAAAAGGTGGAGAATCGTTGAAGTTGAGCTTCAACACAATCATTTAGTGAGCCCTGAAATCAAACGCTTTTATAAGTCACACAAGAAAATGATTCTTGCCGCCCAGAAATCACAGCAAGCTGAACCCGTTAAAGAAATACATACTATTAAGTTATACAGGACTTCAGTTATCAATGCAGCGCCCAATGGGTACTCCAAAGTTAAGGAAAGAGATGTTAGGCATCCTACAGATCACTCAAAGCATTTGGAACTTAAAGAAGGGGATGCACATGCAGTCTACAACTACTTCTGCCGCATGAAGTTGACGAAtccaaatttcttttatttaatgGATCTTGATGATGAAGGACGGTTGAAAAACATTTTCTGGGCTGATGCTAGGTCCAGAAGTGCTTATATTTACTTTTCTGACGCAATTGCAATTGACACAACTTGCTTGACTAATAAGTATGAGTTGCCTTTGGTTTCTTTTGTGGGAGTAAACCACCATGGGCAGTCTGTCTTATTGGGATGTGGTTTTCTTGGGCACGAGTCAGTTGAGTACTTCGTTTGGATGTTCAGGTCATGGCTGACATGTATGTTAGGCAGGCATCCACGAGTTATCCTCACTGATCAGTCAAAATCCTTGCAGATGGCCATCTCTGAGGTATTTCCTGGGACTCGTCATTGTTATTGTCTGTCATATATCATGCAGCGTGTTCCTGAGAAATTGGGTGGACTGAGGGGATATGAAGCTATCAGGAAGCAACTGAATCAAGCGGTATATAATTCTATGAAGATAGCTGAGTTTGAAACTGCCTGGGGTAGCATGGTCGGTCAGCATGGGCTTGGGGAGAATAAATGGCTACAATCATTACATGAAGATCGACAAAGATGGGTGCCAGTGTACATAAAAGACACCTCTTTTGTTGGAATGATCCCTGTTAAAGAAAATGAGGTTTCAAAACCTTTGTTTGATGGCTATGTTCACAAACACACATCGTTCAAGGAATTTCTGGATAAGTATGACCTTGCACTGCAAAGAAAGCTGATGAAAGAAGCTACAGGTGATACAGAGTCCAGAAATTGCAGCTTTGAGTTGAGAACAAAATGTAATTTTGAGTTGCAGCTCTCCAAGGTGTACACcaagcaaatttttgaaaagttccAGATTGAAGTTGAAGGGATGTACTCTTGCTTCAACACAAGGCAAGTCAACATCAATGGGCCTATAATAACATATGCTGTTAAAGAGCGAGTTGAAGTAGAAGAAAGTGAAAAGGAGGTTAGGCAGTACGAGGTTCTGTATGAGACAACTAACATGGAAATAAGGTGTATTTGCAGCTTGTTTAATTTCAGAGGTTACTTGTGCAGACATGCATTGAATGTCTTCAACTATAATGGTGTGGAAGAAATCCCATCTCAGTACATCCTACCACGCTGGAGCAAAGATTACAAACGCAGGTTTCCTCTAGATCCTTTCCCCAACGACGTTGATTTGAATGACTATGTGCTTAGGTATAATCATCTACTTAGCCGTGCTATTCAAGTCATTGAAGAAGGGGCGCAATCTCGGGAATGCTGGAAGGCTTCCTTACAAGGATTGGAAGAGTTATGTAGGAAATTcgctcttgaaaatgttgatgagGTTTATTTGTAACCATTAACTTCATTTTTTTGGGGGGGTTTTTGGTCTCAACTGTTCTTGCACATATGTATAGGTGTACATATACTCCATATCCTTGTCATCCACATTTGCATTATTCCAGTGTCTGTGTAGACAAGACTGAGCTCTCAATTTATCCAGATTGGCCAATACGAAGCTAGAAATTGTCTAATTACCAATTTTCTGTCATTAACAACCTACTGTTTGACTACTTTACTCCCCTGCTTCCTCACCAATCATCTCTTCTGGTTTTCCTAATACCTAAGGTGCAAAAACTTGGAACGTCCACGCTAGTTAATCCGATTTGATGAGAACCATTCACTCGCAGAAGTTGTTCAGGGTTTCAATCCACAAAAATCCCATGGCTTGGGGTTCTGGATGCTGGCGCTACTTCATTCAGTTCTGTTCCAGTTAAGAAGAGTTTTTTGACATGGGCATCAGCTCTGAAGCTCATCAAAGCGAAGGGTTCCATTGAAAATGCATGTCTTACCTAACATTTTGAAGCTAAGCTTGTTCAATTGTGAATTTTGATGAGACTCATCGAAGCACAAATTTTACAGTATGTTACTTCGTTTCTGAATGCACAGGTTTCTGGCTGATAAGATTAAAACTGTAAGAATGAAACTGCAATAGTTAGGGAACGTTCACATCCTGTATCCCAAAGCAGAAGTAGGTGCAAACTTATCAAGCGTGGCACCAAGTGATAAACAGGAGCAGGTGCAACTCACTTTGGCATTCAGTTCTGCAACTGTTACGCATGGAGGAAACGGTTGTCATTTGCATTGAAAGTATACCGTTTCACAACCTTGAAGTTCTGGTTGTGATAAATGGCAAACTAAACTTCAAGTTATAACTTAAAAAGTATCTTAACTACTAACATATTTAATCTAAACCTGGATGATAATCAATTATTTGATGGTAATGATATCCACTAATCTCAAACAAAACCACTATCAAAGATCAATGTGCGGCTCAAGTAAAACATTTACCTTCAACGATCACTACTCTCTAATCAAATTGATTCCAAAGTGATGGAAATATCTTAAGGTCTGAATTGTTACAAGAGGATATTAAGGGGGTGAAACTATATTGGCCCCAGAATTACTCAAAGAAAATTTGCAGGGACTCCATTAAGATTgtagaaataattaaaattttgaaagataTTATGTTTGTGTGGCTCGACATCCTGCATTGTCACTTTTTCCTCTAGTCTCAGCCACAGtaaaagagcaaaagaaaaagaagcaatAAAGACAAATTAAAGTCCAACAATTCTTATAAAAATCACATATCACACTCAgcttaaaaaactaaaaatgatcTCCATTCAGCATATTGAACATTGGACTGGCTTAACCATACAGCGGAAGACAACAACAGATGGAGAATGCTTCCCTATAAACACTATAAACATATGCCACTCAGCTTACCTCCAGTCCTATCTGGTTTTCTACATCAAAGATAGTTGTGGAGTGAAAATGAAAAGCAAAAGAATAACTTACTCCTTTTACATATCGACAACTTAAACCAAGTATCAAAGCTGCATAATAAGTTACACTTTGACGTAACAGGTAGCTATAtgcaagagaaaaagatattctCACAAACAAATCTGAGCGACACTCCTGAGAGACTGAGGTACCAAAAAAACACCATGTGCCAATGATGGAGAGGAACCAAAGGAAGGGCAAATAACTCTCACTTGATGCTGTAACTCACTTCAGACAAGTAGGAAGAGTAAGCCCATGGCAAACAAAGGCCAAAACAACATAAATTACCACGAGGAGGAGAAGGATTAGTGCAATCCTGCAAAGAGTTCCACATTTTATTAGGGCTAGCAATATAGAAAGAACATACAGAGTTGCAACTTAATCCAGATAATGCCTATGCGATAAATAGGAGGTTCTTAATTAACCAGATTAAACAACATTCGAAAAACATATGCGATCAAATATTAGGTGTGCGGGTGTGCGACGTGAAGGGTGAAAGAGAAGCATATAAATTTCTGGTATTTTATGCTAATTTTCAGTGTATGCGACGGTGAAGAGTGAAAGAGAAGCATATAAACTCATTTGCTGTTGAATGTCTCAGGAACACATTGATTTTTAGCATCTATGCTAAAACTATAACTATGCATATCTAAACTAGCAAACCCAAATGTACTTCACTCCGTGAAAAAGGTGCAAGCACTAAAAACCAGCCAGCTGCATAACCATAACCACTACAACCGAGTCTCAAGCCACACCACCCATGTCCTAAGGCTCAGCTCCATACTACTCTTATTCTTTGCACCTTCCTTCAACAGATTCGACATACATTTGCTAAGCAATTCTAGAACCAACACGAAAAGCACTTGGGAGGGAAAGGGGGAAGGATCTAAGTTCCCACCTCTCAAAGATAGCCTCAAATCATGTCAAAAAGTCCATTTCAGATTCAATTGCATTAAGTGAAGGAAACCAGGCTAAATGCAATCGTGGCTTTATTACCATTAGAAACTCCAAAAGAAATGCAACAATtagataaaaaggaaaaaatcataCTGCTATCAATTCCAAGCCAATGAAAAAAATTCGGATCTAGACACCCCACCCCCAAAATAAAAAGGGATGCAGTCTCCCGATGGATGGCAGTGAGTATCTTCATGCAAATGCTACAGCAAGCAATGGAGTTCAGATGGAGAAACATACGTGAGCTTGACATTTCTCCACCACACGGTGCTTCGGAAACGGCGAGCCTGCTTCCTGAAGCGGAAAGTGTTTCCTTGCATATTGGCAGTTTTATCAACTAACAATTCCAAACGATCACCTCTCTCCAAAACTTTATCAATATTCTCGATCATAACATTTCGCACCTGTTAAACAACATGATGTCAGTATAGAATATCCAACTTCTATCTTCAACACAAACCTTAATTTCTTTTACGTTGACTTCCATTTGAAACTGTACAGAAATTAGAAACGACACCACTTTAATGCAGCATAAAATAGGAAGCTTTTCAGAGTAAAGCAGTATCATAAGACAGATTAACAAGGCCAAATCAACAAGCTACCAAGTAACATCAAGAGCGAATTTTAGATGACATTGTTTCGAATCAAGCCAAAGTAGAATTATAAGAACTCAATTCTGCATGGCAGGAGCGTCATTTTTGGAAAACagttgtactagtagttattcaaTGGAATTCTGTCTACGCTTCTTTAAAAATCTTCAAAGGGTACATCATATTTGTATCTTCAATCACAACGAAAGAGTATAATGGTATTTGTATCTTCAATCACAACGAAAGAGTATAATGGTGTGAGAAGAATTATAATGAAacatatttctttatttttaatatGACTGTAGCTCAAAAATTCTTTTGTCCATTCccataaatttaattttttcataCTAGCAAGacataaaaaccagaaaattattGTTAAATTATCAAATCTAACATGAAAGTACCAACAGAAATCATCCATATGCATTTACATTATGAAGTCCATCGCCTCGTTTTATTACACGGAACATATTATCTTTGGAATGTGACATCTTTACATTGAAGAATTTCTATTTGGACCAGTTAAAGTACACTAAAATCTGTAGCTGCATCAGGAGGGCGATTCTACAACTCATTCATACAGTAGCTGCAAAGTCAGAGTATTATCATGTTGAAGCTACAGAGCCATTACTACCTTAAAGCAGGAGGAAATTCATCTCAAATGATATATAAAAGTTCAAATGATATACAAAAGTAGAAGTGCAAAAGAACATCCATTACAACAGAATGCTGGTTAAGTAGTATTATGTCACCAACACTCAAAAGCTGCAAGTGGATGAGAAAAAAGTAAAGATAgcaagaagagaaagaagaagaataagACCTGATTAAAGAATAGAGGAAATGTATTAGAATCACAAACATTTGAAACTCACCTGACTCATTTCACCTTTTAGCCGGTTTATCCTGTCTGCATTTGGATCATGTGAATAGTACTCCATCTGCTGGCTAAGAACTCTGGAAAATTCATCATTCATGGCATAAGGTTGAGCAGATAACACAGCTCTGCCATAGGTCCTCACAAATCTCTGATGAATTTCTTCAAGGAAAGCAAAAGGGATCCTCCCTGTAGGAATATCAAGGGTAGGACGTTTTACTTTGCAAATGAACAATTTTCATCAGCTAAGAGCAACCATATGTTtggtaattaaaagaaatttttaacatTGCAGGTATAATGCAAATTCCCATAATATTTTGACATTGGACATTAAGAACATTTTGGATCAAATTAATACTCctaaaaataataaacaattGTACATGTACTCCTCAGTGTGGACAGGCCCAACTAGCAAAACTATGCATGCTAAATATAGCAAAATTAGCAAAAGATGAACTGTTTGTGCAAGCTCGAATTATACCATGTGAACAAGCTCAAAGCCAAGAAAGTTTACATTGCTTCTTTACAAACATCTAAAGAACACGTATTAAGGAAACAGCAGCAAGACAAGCATCCAAGTTTCAAGGAAGCACAAATAACGTCACCAAAACTTGACGTCCAAAAACTACTAGTAAGCAGTCAAATGATGGgaaattaaaagaagaaacCTTTAAGAAGCTCAAGCTAAACGCTTAAGGCCCTATTGAGGAAAAGACACAGAATCTttacattattacatatttGAGGTCGTATGCAGTAAAAACCCATACCCATAAATGAGACTAGCATTCAAGCTGGCAGCTATCAAGAAATATCCATTTACCTAGCAATTCAATCAAAGGATTCCTAAGTACAGCAAAATATTTACTCCGAAATCAATCGAATCTCTAACATATGTGCCAAAAGATCAGCTTATTTCCTTAGATCACACCATCTTTGTCATTTTGTATTCTGAAGGCTATCAGATATCAATCAAGTTAATGATATGAATCTACCCATGTTCAGGAAACGGAAGATATGGAAAATATCAGCAAGGCAAAAAAGTCGTAATTTTGAGGATGAAAAATCTAAAATCTTTCCCTTTTCCTAGAAGAAGCAAAGATTGATTGAGAAGAAGTGGAGAGGGGAAAGAAGGGCATACGTCCGGCGACGTCGTCGGCCATACAGAGAACGGTGAGGCCATCGGTGCGTTTGACGTGGAAAATATAGCGATCTTGAGAATAGGAAACATTGGTGTCGTTATTGCCGGGGATTTTGTCGAGAATCTGCCTGGCGATGGAGTTGGCATTGGTGGAGGTGGCGCTGAATTCCGCCAACACCACCGATCCCCTCGCCACCAGCGCGTACAGTATCGCCATCCCTTTTACTGGCCACCCACGGACtcctttttctttccctctcAACTAGCCCAACCCCAATTGTGCAACTGTAAGCTAATTATATCTAGGGGAAAAAATGGAGGGGGGAAAAAAAtcctccttttctctctcttatgCTTTAAGGGCCTAAGGTGACTAATTAGTCGAGTGATTGGATCCCATGAATCAGCATGATTGATCGAGTTGAGCTCCCTCTTATTCTTCTATAATATTCAAATTGGAATTGGATAATGATTACTATATGCCACAGGATGTGATTATTTAGTTAATGCTATACGAGAACTAGTAGTAGTTCTCCATGTATTGTCCATGCTCCATACTCCATAGGCGTGCGGCCAACAAGGAAGGATTCATTTGGCGGAGTTGAACTTTCTAAGTTTCAATTTTAGAAGATTtttcaagtttcaacttttGGCGATTTGGGAGAAATCATATCCTTGTTCATCCAACATAAGGTAAACTTCTTGTGCTAATGGATTaacagtttttatttttttttgggtggaaaAAAAGTGTGTTGAATTTGATTCTAATTAATTTATTCCTTTAGAACCAATTTATAAGTAACTTATTAAATTTTAGGAAAAATCGTTTCAAACGTGTCtcaaattttacaaaataatgttttagtCTCTCATTTTTAAAAGGGTAATTTTATGTTCCTTGCAAATTTATAGTATttatcaaatttggtccctacctaaATTTTCGACTAACTTTTGATCGGAATCCACCACACGCCTATAGGTGATCATTTTTTTAGgaacaaaattgtcaaatcacatTTCACATAATCTGATATATAGTTcctcatattttacaaaatgaaatttttgtccCTCGttgatcatgtgtacgaatcttttttcttgttttttgaaaatttatgtatatgtctatttcatTTTATCTGAATAGTAGGAATAACacgtaatatatctctatttaatTTCATCAAAAACAAGTGAATCGTAGTTGTAGGTAAATTCAAACAGatatatattacatgctattcatacgaaaaaatttattttataaaatgtgagggattataGATCGAATTATGTGAAATGTAATTTGCTAATTTTGtccctaaaaaatgatcacatgcaaagCGTGCGGTGGatttcgataaaaaaaaaatttattcaaaaaatttagaTAGAGatcaaatttgattaatgtgaGTTTGTAAATGAGGTAAAATTACACATTTAAAAGTGAGagacaaaaaattattttataaatgtGAGAAacgttttaaatgatttttcctaAAATTTTTGCTCAACGCTTTCACATTCTCAAGCTGACAGTGAGACTACTCAAATATACGATCTCTATTGAGATTTTGATCTGCCTTTTTCCAGCATAGATGATGCTTCGTCGTTCTTCGCATATCCTTattcttatactatataagaatgagttagaacttgaatttcaaccgcaaggGTGGGGTTTTTTTGGAAATGTGAGAGTGTTTGGAGTGCAATTAGAGTATTGAATATGAGTCATTATAACTAATTTAGTTTTGTTGTAATTACTTGAATGtccttttaaacatttaaagcTAGGGGTAAGTTTGATATGTGTCAGTGTTTGATATCCGATTAAACATTAGGTGCAACTGAATTCAGCTTGTGTtttagtgaaattacatgaaagcccttctaatcatttaattgtattaacatttaagtcttttaatttcttaaagcCTTTCTCATCAGTTATTTGCAAAGTTATGATATATAGATGTTAAGACACAATTAATGTCAATTAGTAGAGAAGTCTGGTTTCTCGACCGTTACCATAGTAACCCCCATCTATTCAAATTCAGTTCATTTACTTATAGATTTTGTTCCAGCACAATCATACAGTATATTGAATTCGGATGTTGCTACATTAGCTACTCCTCTTCTCCATTTTGCAACATCTTTTTCAATAGGTATGTTTTTTTAACCAATCTACTTTTTGGTTGTAAAAAATCTGTAATATTGCAAGTTGTATGTGCAATAATTTTTTAGTGTTTTAATTCAATTGTCCATGTTAGACAAGCTTGATACGTAAGAGACcacatttgttaattgttatttatggtttaaaataagtttatcatcataaattttCTCATTTATAGATTGCAtctacttcttttgttgttttaactatTAGTTAGGATAATTTCAAATCGTTTGCTACTTTATTGACTATttcatttagacaatttttcacTTCATCTGATTTGCCAATATGTTTATCTATCTACTTAAAACTATTTGGCTAATAATCTAAAGTATGTACctcattacttttaattgttttcttgaattgagtGGATTAGAATGCTTTAGTACTTTTTTGAGGTAATTATTCCTTTAAATTAGCATATTAGTTGTTGTATATCTTTGCAACTAATACAAAACTGATATTTCATGATTATAACCCCTATCGAGAAGGAGATGCTTTGCTATATGTCCTAAATCATAcaataaattataattaattgCTTGCTCAATGTGAAGGCCTCGTGATGATATATGTCCTTGGAATCAATATAAATTCAAGAATTTGTCTTGCAAGAACCGAAATTCCTCTAGCAATGATTTCTTCAAGTATGCTAATTGTTCAAATCTCACTCATATGACAAGATAATGTGGTGAATTGCCCTCATATCAAGATCAAATTCAAACTAAATAACAATTTTTAATAATCTCTAAAATTCTAGGTTAGATGCAAAGTAGTTGATCGTATcttataattttgttttattgcatattatattttttgactCAATATATAActtatgatttttttaaatttaatatcatataataaaattgtcatacttcaattcttatactaaaaaatgtcaaataat
It includes:
- the LOC113702911 gene encoding protein FAR1-RELATED SEQUENCE 6 isoform X3; this translates as MEVVCLNSEPAFNEGDEYEHEGDSATGENADELCAAPHLKREPPPPTVGLEFDSFDEAYDFYNGYAKDQGFGIRVSNSWFRSKRKERYRAKLSCSSAGFKKKSEANNPRPETRTGCPAMIVIKLVDSKRWRIVEVELQHNHLVSPEIKRFYKSHKKMILAAQKSQQAEPVKEIHTIKLYRTSVINAAPNGYSKVKERDVRHPTDHSKHLELKEGDAHAVYNYFCRMKLTNPNFFYLMDLDDEGRLKNIFWADARSRSAYIYFSDAIAIDTTCLTNKYELPLVSFVGVNHHGQSVLLGCGFLGHESVEYFVWMFRSWLTCMLGRHPRVILTDQSKSLQMAISEVFPGTRHCYCLSYIMQRVPEKLGGLRGYEAIRKQLNQAVYNSMKIAEFETAWGSMVGQHGLGENKWLQSLHEDRQRWVPVYIKDTSFVGMIPVKENEVSKPLFDGYVHKHTSFKEFLDKYDLALQRKLMKEATGDTESRNCSFELRTKCNFELQLSKVYTKQIFEKFQIEVEGMYSCFNTRQVNINGPIITYAVKERVEVEESEKEVRQYEVLYETTNMEIRCICSLFNFRGYLCRHALNVFNYNGVEEIPSQYILPRWSKDYKRRFPLDPFPNDVDLNDYVLRYNHLLSRAIQVIEEGAQSRECWKASLQGLEELCRKFALENVDEVYL
- the LOC113702911 gene encoding protein FAR1-RELATED SEQUENCE 6 isoform X1; translation: MLILSFFSTFHFFYLAFSLFETFMSSSVSLLLQMEVVCLNSEPAFNEGDEYEHEGDSATGENADELCAAPHLKREPPPPTVGLEFDSFDEAYDFYNGYAKDQGFGIRVSNSWFRSKRKERYRAKLSCSSAGFKKKSEANNPRPETRTGCPAMIVIKLVDSKRWRIVEVELQHNHLVSPEIKRFYKSHKKMILAAQKSQQAEPVKEIHTIKLYRTSVINAAPNGYSKVKERDVRHPTDHSKHLELKEGDAHAVYNYFCRMKLTNPNFFYLMDLDDEGRLKNIFWADARSRSAYIYFSDAIAIDTTCLTNKYELPLVSFVGVNHHGQSVLLGCGFLGHESVEYFVWMFRSWLTCMLGRHPRVILTDQSKSLQMAISEVFPGTRHCYCLSYIMQRVPEKLGGLRGYEAIRKQLNQAVYNSMKIAEFETAWGSMVGQHGLGENKWLQSLHEDRQRWVPVYIKDTSFVGMIPVKENEVSKPLFDGYVHKHTSFKEFLDKYDLALQRKLMKEATGDTESRNCSFELRTKCNFELQLSKVYTKQIFEKFQIEVEGMYSCFNTRQVNINGPIITYAVKERVEVEESEKEVRQYEVLYETTNMEIRCICSLFNFRGYLCRHALNVFNYNGVEEIPSQYILPRWSKDYKRRFPLDPFPNDVDLNDYVLRYNHLLSRAIQVIEEGAQSRECWKASLQGLEELCRKFALENVDEVYL
- the LOC113702911 gene encoding protein FAR1-RELATED SEQUENCE 6 isoform X2; translation: MLPLWQPLFFFSFYKMEVVCLNSEPAFNEGDEYEHEGDSATGENADELCAAPHLKREPPPPTVGLEFDSFDEAYDFYNGYAKDQGFGIRVSNSWFRSKRKERYRAKLSCSSAGFKKKSEANNPRPETRTGCPAMIVIKLVDSKRWRIVEVELQHNHLVSPEIKRFYKSHKKMILAAQKSQQAEPVKEIHTIKLYRTSVINAAPNGYSKVKERDVRHPTDHSKHLELKEGDAHAVYNYFCRMKLTNPNFFYLMDLDDEGRLKNIFWADARSRSAYIYFSDAIAIDTTCLTNKYELPLVSFVGVNHHGQSVLLGCGFLGHESVEYFVWMFRSWLTCMLGRHPRVILTDQSKSLQMAISEVFPGTRHCYCLSYIMQRVPEKLGGLRGYEAIRKQLNQAVYNSMKIAEFETAWGSMVGQHGLGENKWLQSLHEDRQRWVPVYIKDTSFVGMIPVKENEVSKPLFDGYVHKHTSFKEFLDKYDLALQRKLMKEATGDTESRNCSFELRTKCNFELQLSKVYTKQIFEKFQIEVEGMYSCFNTRQVNINGPIITYAVKERVEVEESEKEVRQYEVLYETTNMEIRCICSLFNFRGYLCRHALNVFNYNGVEEIPSQYILPRWSKDYKRRFPLDPFPNDVDLNDYVLRYNHLLSRAIQVIEEGAQSRECWKASLQGLEELCRKFALENVDEVYL
- the LOC113704203 gene encoding vesicle-associated membrane protein 711 produces the protein MAILYALVARGSVVLAEFSATSTNANSIARQILDKIPGNNDTNVSYSQDRYIFHVKRTDGLTVLCMADDVAGRRIPFAFLEEIHQRFVRTYGRAVLSAQPYAMNDEFSRVLSQQMEYYSHDPNADRINRLKGEMSQVRNVMIENIDKVLERGDRLELLVDKTANMQGNTFRFRKQARRFRSTVWWRNVKLTIALILLLLVVIYVVLAFVCHGLTLPTCLK